A genomic region of Peptoniphilus sp. ING2-D1G contains the following coding sequences:
- the hslO gene encoding 33 kDa chaperonin (Redox regulated molecular chaperone. Protects both thermally unfolding and oxidatively damaged proteins from irreversible aggregation. Plays an important role in the bacterial defense system toward oxidative stress; High confidence in function and specificity), with the protein MDYLVKAMDKAGFIRISSVITTNLVEKARVTHNLSKTASAALGRTLSAGLIMAEDLKNDGDSITININCDGELEKIVVTGKNDGKIKGYVNNPQADADVREDDNKLNVSKIVGSGTLTVVKDLGLKEPYIGQVDLVSGEIAEDFANYFAVSDQVPTVVNLGVLVNRDFSIRASGGFILSLMPGAGEDIISKIENNISKMEPLTTLIDKNYSPEDIILKVLNGFEVKFLDKKTVEFKCDCSREKVIDSLISIGEKEISKIIEEDEKADVKCYFCNTNYHFDKKDLEEILKAIKNL; encoded by the coding sequence ATGGACTATTTGGTAAAAGCTATGGATAAAGCCGGATTTATTAGAATTTCCTCTGTCATTACAACGAACTTGGTCGAAAAAGCAAGAGTTACTCATAATTTGTCAAAAACAGCCTCAGCGGCTCTTGGCAGAACATTGAGTGCAGGGCTTATAATGGCGGAGGATTTAAAGAACGATGGCGATTCAATAACCATAAATATAAATTGTGATGGCGAATTGGAAAAAATTGTAGTAACAGGCAAAAACGATGGAAAAATTAAAGGTTATGTCAACAATCCTCAAGCTGATGCAGATGTAAGAGAAGATGATAACAAACTCAATGTTTCAAAAATAGTGGGAAGCGGAACTTTAACCGTAGTTAAGGATTTAGGATTAAAGGAGCCCTATATCGGGCAAGTTGATTTGGTTTCAGGAGAAATCGCAGAAGATTTTGCAAACTATTTTGCAGTATCAGATCAAGTTCCTACAGTTGTAAATTTAGGAGTATTGGTAAATAGAGATTTTTCCATTAGAGCTTCAGGTGGATTCATACTTAGTTTAATGCCCGGAGCGGGAGAAGACATAATATCAAAAATTGAAAACAATATTTCAAAAATGGAGCCCTTAACGACCCTTATTGATAAAAACTACAGTCCCGAAGATATTATTTTAAAAGTTTTAAATGGATTTGAGGTAAAGTTTTTAGATAAAAAAACCGTTGAATTTAAATGTGACTGCTCCAGAGAAAAGGTTATTGATTCTTTGATTTCCATCGGAGAAAAAGAAATAAGCAAAATAATAGAAGAAGACGAAAAGGCAGATGTAAAGTGTTATTTTTGCAATACAAACTATCATTTTGATAAAAAAGATCTGGAAGAAATACTAAAGGCGATAAAAAATTTATAA
- a CDS encoding 50S ribosomal protein L28 (The ribosomal 28 family includes L28 proteins from bacteria and chloroplasts. The L24 protein from yeast also contains a region of similarity to prokaryotic L28 proteins. L24 from yeast is also found in the large ribosomal subunit; Family membership) produces the protein MAKRCEICGKQKIFGNTVSFSHKRGNRSWAPNLRRVRAVVNGQRKRINVCTRCLRSGKVERAI, from the coding sequence ATGGCAAAAAGATGTGAAATTTGCGGAAAACAAAAAATTTTCGGAAATACAGTTTCTTTCTCACATAAAAGAGGCAATAGATCCTGGGCTCCAAACCTGAGAAGAGTAAGGGCTGTTGTTAATGGTCAAAGAAAAAGAATTAATGTATGTACAAGATGCTTAAGATCAGGTAAAGTTGAAAGAGCTATTTAA
- the asp gene encoding alkaline shock protein (High confidence in function and specificity), translated as MSANIRSQEGYIVIENNVIASIAGISAMESYGIVGMAAKNAADGILEILKFDKLSKGISVSTENNELNITLHVVLEYGVKISTVGENIIDRVKFNVEKLTGLRVNHIDVIVEGIRTK; from the coding sequence ATGTCTGCAAACATTAGAAGCCAAGAGGGTTATATAGTGATTGAGAATAATGTAATAGCAAGCATAGCGGGTATTTCTGCTATGGAGAGTTACGGAATTGTAGGCATGGCTGCAAAAAATGCGGCAGATGGAATATTAGAAATATTAAAATTTGATAAATTGTCCAAGGGAATTTCTGTTAGTACTGAAAACAATGAATTAAATATCACATTGCATGTGGTTTTAGAATACGGAGTAAAAATATCCACAGTTGGGGAAAATATCATCGACAGAGTAAAATTCAATGTGGAAAAATTAACCGGATTAAGGGTTAATCATATAGATGTGATCGTTGAAGGAATAAGAACAAAGTAG
- a CDS encoding DAK2 domain protein (This domain is the predicted phosphatase domain of the dihydroxyacetone kinase family; High confidence in function and specificity) has translation MNIERINGTKLAESFAGAVNYLISHKDEINALNVFPVPDGDTGTNMSLTAKSSLKQIDNLKDKSSIYKVAEAMATGSLMGARGNSGVILSQYLRGFSEGLKGKDDAGVNDLALAFKSASETTYKAVMKPTEGTILTVGREASDFAMRKNRNYTNIIDFLIDFVKAAKISLDKTPEKLQVLKDAGVVDAGGKGLVVLFEGLLKSLRGETISSTEDENLKAKAQKEVVLSEENQDIKFGYCTEFIIKTDYEDVDSFKERLSPLGDSLLVVGGAGSGVIKVHIHTNNPGVVLEDALELGGLQDIKIDNMRFQHQEVLFNNEELKKAKQDENANKKSMEEITEEKESSFIVVSIGEGINEVFKSLGADYIVEGGQTMNPSTEDFINAINSLNSKNIYIIPNNSNIILAANQARDLSEKNVFVIPTSSIPEGVTAMLSFNEEVSAQENVEEMTDVIKEVKSAQVTYAVRDTNMNGQSITGGDIIGLSGKKILSSGKDVSLVTKELISKLVNEETSMITLFWGHDLKEEEAKGLYEDLEAEYEDLDIDLIEGNQPLYYYLISLE, from the coding sequence TTGAATATAGAAAGGATAAATGGTACTAAATTAGCAGAATCCTTTGCAGGAGCTGTTAATTACCTTATTTCACACAAAGATGAAATCAATGCCCTAAATGTTTTTCCCGTTCCGGATGGAGATACGGGAACAAATATGTCCTTAACAGCAAAATCATCTTTAAAGCAAATTGACAATCTTAAAGATAAAAGCTCTATTTATAAAGTAGCAGAAGCAATGGCTACAGGTTCTTTGATGGGCGCAAGAGGAAACTCGGGAGTTATATTGTCGCAGTATTTAAGAGGGTTTTCTGAAGGTTTAAAGGGCAAAGATGATGCGGGAGTAAATGACTTGGCCTTGGCCTTCAAATCAGCATCTGAGACCACTTACAAGGCTGTCATGAAGCCTACTGAAGGAACTATATTAACTGTAGGTAGAGAGGCTTCTGATTTTGCCATGCGAAAAAATAGAAATTATACTAATATAATTGATTTTTTAATTGATTTTGTGAAAGCTGCAAAAATTTCTCTTGACAAAACACCTGAAAAGCTTCAAGTTTTAAAGGATGCAGGAGTTGTAGATGCAGGCGGGAAGGGGTTAGTTGTTTTGTTTGAGGGGCTGTTAAAATCGTTACGAGGTGAAACTATATCCTCAACAGAAGACGAAAATTTGAAGGCAAAAGCTCAAAAAGAAGTTGTCTTAAGCGAGGAAAATCAAGATATTAAATTCGGATATTGTACAGAATTTATCATAAAGACGGATTACGAGGATGTTGATTCTTTTAAAGAAAGGTTATCACCCTTGGGAGATAGTTTATTAGTTGTAGGAGGAGCGGGAAGTGGAGTTATAAAAGTCCACATCCATACTAATAATCCCGGTGTTGTATTGGAAGATGCTCTTGAATTGGGAGGTCTTCAAGATATAAAAATTGACAATATGAGATTTCAGCATCAAGAAGTTCTGTTTAACAACGAAGAATTAAAAAAAGCGAAGCAGGATGAAAATGCAAATAAAAAGTCGATGGAGGAAATTACAGAAGAAAAGGAATCTTCTTTTATAGTCGTATCCATAGGCGAAGGGATTAATGAAGTGTTTAAATCCTTAGGAGCCGACTATATTGTAGAAGGTGGACAGACGATGAATCCAAGCACGGAAGATTTTATAAATGCTATAAACAGTCTTAACAGCAAAAATATTTATATTATTCCCAATAACAGCAATATTATACTTGCTGCAAATCAGGCGAGGGATTTATCTGAAAAAAATGTTTTTGTAATACCTACCAGTTCTATTCCTGAAGGTGTAACGGCTATGTTGTCTTTTAATGAAGAAGTAAGTGCCCAAGAAAATGTTGAAGAAATGACCGATGTTATAAAAGAGGTTAAATCAGCACAAGTAACCTATGCGGTAAGGGATACCAATATGAATGGACAATCAATTACCGGTGGAGATATTATAGGACTTAGCGGGAAAAAGATTCTTTCTTCGGGTAAAGATGTTTCTTTAGTGACGAAAGAGTTGATTTCAAAACTTGTAAATGAAGAAACTTCAATGATTACACTTTTTTGGGGACATGACCTCAAGGAAGAGGAAGCAAAAGGACTTTACGAAGATCTTGAGGCTGAATATGAAGATTTGGATATTGATTTAATCGAAGGCAATCAGCCCTTGTATTACTATTTAATATCTTTAGAATAA
- a CDS encoding ATP-dependent DNA helicase RecG (Helicases have been classified in 5 superfamilies (SF1-SF5) [1]. All of the proteins bind ATP and, consequently, all of them carry the classical Walker A (phosphate-binding loop or P-loop) and Walker B (Mg2+-binding aspartic acid) motifs. For the two largest groups, commonly referred to as SF1 and SF2, a total of seven characteristic motifs has been identified; High confidence in function and specificity) has protein sequence MKLKDSIRFLKGVGPKREKYFNEIGIFNLEDLLTYYPRDYEDKSEIKKLDDVFDGEKATFAIEFKSLIEDRRVRKNLHLLSYAVEDDTSVAKVTFFNNKFIKNKIELNKKYIVTGRISTFRSQIQISSPVVMDYEVYLNESKIHPIYPQSRYIKNNDISKLTAQVIDRDLFYENIPKNLIDKYKLMDKNESIKNVHRPKDRKSLQSARRRLIFEELLLFQLKLLSIKKYNKSIKMKPMRIFEEIDRFIEDLPFKLTDGQQKAIGEIFDDLTSGYKMNRLVQGDVGSGKTVVAIAVMYLVYLNGYQSAIMVPTEILARQHLDSFRTFLEPLGLKIELLVGSTKQKNRDRILRGLKIGEVDIVIGTHSLLNEEVLFNNLGITVTDEQHRFGVKQREALNTKIDEAHTLVMTATPIPRTLSLILYNDLDISIIDSLPPGRQKIKTVAINKLMLNRVHDFIKKQIDMGHQAYIISPLIEENENLDLNSVDELYENLSSDVFKNYRVAFLHGKLKNEEKDKIMQDFKDKKIDIIISTTVIEVGVNIENATVILIYNAQMFGLAQLHQLRGRVGRSSHKSYCILYNSSNTKISWMRMRILEESNDGFYIANKDLELRGSGDIFGTEQSGFLDLKIADFKRDVNILKYAHLEATNILEEDPKLKTENNKMLAKTLKEDYKVDISTLN, from the coding sequence TTGAAATTAAAGGACTCTATCAGATTTTTAAAGGGAGTAGGGCCAAAAAGAGAAAAATATTTTAATGAAATTGGAATATTTAATCTTGAAGATCTGCTAACTTATTATCCAAGAGATTATGAAGATAAAAGTGAAATAAAAAAATTAGATGATGTATTTGACGGAGAAAAAGCTACATTTGCCATAGAATTTAAATCTTTGATTGAAGATAGGAGAGTTAGAAAAAATTTACATCTTTTATCTTATGCGGTAGAAGATGATACTTCAGTCGCGAAAGTTACTTTTTTCAATAATAAATTCATAAAAAACAAAATAGAACTTAATAAAAAATATATTGTTACAGGAAGAATAAGTACATTTAGATCCCAAATTCAAATCAGTTCACCGGTGGTCATGGATTATGAAGTATATTTGAATGAATCGAAAATTCATCCGATTTATCCTCAATCAAGATATATTAAAAATAATGATATTTCGAAACTGACAGCTCAAGTCATCGATAGGGATTTATTTTACGAAAATATACCGAAGAATTTAATAGACAAGTATAAGTTAATGGATAAAAATGAATCGATAAAAAACGTTCACAGACCGAAAGACAGAAAATCTTTGCAAAGTGCAAGAAGGAGATTGATTTTTGAGGAATTATTATTATTTCAATTAAAACTACTTTCTATAAAAAAGTACAATAAATCTATAAAAATGAAGCCTATGCGAATTTTTGAAGAAATTGATCGATTTATCGAGGACTTGCCCTTTAAACTCACCGATGGGCAACAAAAGGCGATAGGAGAAATATTTGACGATTTAACTTCGGGATACAAAATGAACAGGCTTGTGCAAGGAGATGTAGGTTCAGGTAAAACTGTAGTGGCGATAGCGGTTATGTATCTTGTTTATTTAAACGGATATCAATCGGCTATAATGGTACCGACGGAAATCCTGGCAAGACAACACTTAGACAGTTTCAGAACGTTTTTAGAGCCCTTGGGATTAAAGATAGAGCTTTTAGTGGGCTCAACAAAGCAAAAAAATAGAGATAGAATACTAAGGGGACTAAAAATTGGAGAAGTGGACATTGTTATAGGAACACATTCCTTATTAAATGAGGAAGTCCTTTTTAATAATTTGGGCATTACCGTAACAGATGAACAACACAGGTTCGGAGTTAAGCAAAGAGAAGCCTTAAACACTAAAATCGATGAAGCCCACACACTTGTAATGACTGCTACTCCAATACCGAGGACACTTTCGTTGATACTTTACAACGACCTGGATATATCAATAATAGATTCATTACCGCCCGGTAGACAAAAAATAAAAACCGTCGCTATAAACAAACTAATGCTTAACAGAGTTCACGATTTTATAAAAAAACAAATTGATATGGGGCATCAAGCTTATATAATAAGTCCCTTAATAGAAGAAAATGAAAATTTAGATTTAAACAGTGTAGATGAATTATACGAAAATTTAAGTTCAGATGTATTTAAGAACTATAGAGTCGCTTTTTTACACGGTAAACTCAAAAACGAAGAAAAAGATAAAATAATGCAAGATTTTAAAGATAAAAAAATAGATATAATCATCTCGACTACTGTTATTGAGGTGGGAGTAAATATTGAAAATGCGACTGTAATTCTGATTTATAACGCTCAGATGTTCGGGCTTGCACAGTTGCATCAATTAAGGGGTAGAGTAGGAAGGTCATCGCATAAATCCTATTGTATTTTGTATAACAGTTCAAATACAAAGATTTCATGGATGAGAATGCGAATTTTAGAAGAATCCAATGACGGATTTTATATTGCAAATAAGGATCTTGAGTTAAGAGGGTCAGGAGACATTTTTGGAACTGAACAGTCCGGATTTTTGGATTTAAAAATAGCCGATTTTAAAAGAGATGTCAATATTTTAAAGTATGCTCATTTGGAAGCAACCAATATTTTAGAAGAGGATCCTAAACTAAAAACGGAAAATAATAAAATGCTTGCAAAAACTTTAAAAGAAGATTATAAAGTAGATATATCTACTCTTAATTAG
- a CDS encoding RNA methyltransferase, RsmD family (High confidence in function and specificity), producing MRVISGDKRGTKLFSPKNMDIRPTEDRVKENVFNLIDHNLYGSIVLDLFAGSGAIGIEFLSRGSAKVYFVEKNKESIKLIEQNLEKTNLKSSSVLIKNDSVSTLSTLKNVKFDYVYIDPPYKNSQLYVKSVENLIKYNLIDENSVLIIEEDEDYKNSYDQYLNLIKSKKYGNTHISIWSKK from the coding sequence ATGAGAGTTATTTCCGGCGATAAAAGGGGAACAAAGCTGTTTTCACCAAAAAACATGGATATCAGGCCGACAGAAGACAGAGTTAAAGAAAATGTTTTTAATCTGATTGATCATAATTTGTACGGCTCTATTGTGTTAGACTTATTCGCAGGAAGTGGCGCCATAGGTATTGAGTTTTTATCTCGAGGCAGTGCGAAGGTTTATTTTGTCGAAAAAAATAAAGAATCCATAAAATTAATTGAACAAAATTTAGAAAAAACTAATTTAAAATCATCTTCTGTATTGATAAAAAACGACAGCGTATCGACTCTAAGTACATTAAAAAACGTAAAATTTGATTATGTATACATCGATCCGCCCTATAAAAATTCGCAACTATATGTTAAAAGCGTAGAGAACTTAATTAAATATAATTTAATTGATGAAAACTCCGTTTTAATAATTGAAGAAGATGAAGATTATAAAAACTCATATGATCAATATTTAAATTTAATAAAATCCAAAAAATATGGAAATACACACATAAGTATATGGAGTAAAAAATGA
- a CDS encoding pantetheine-phosphate adenylyltransferase (Reversibly transfers an adenylyl group from ATP to 4'-phosphopantetheine, yielding dephospho-CoA (dPCoA) and pyrophosphate; High confidence in function and specificity) — protein MKVIYAGSFDPVTNGHLDIIIRARDIFGEVIVSVLNNTNKKGLFTIEERIDLLEKVLEDVKGVEIDSFEGLLVDYAKKKKCNTIVRGLRSASDYINEYTLAMANMHYKDGVETVFLLSSYKNLFISSTLAKEVAQFDGDLSLFVPDVVGKAMKEKLIGR, from the coding sequence ATGAAAGTTATTTATGCAGGCAGTTTTGATCCTGTGACAAATGGTCATCTGGATATAATAATAAGAGCAAGAGATATTTTTGGAGAAGTAATAGTATCTGTACTGAACAATACAAACAAAAAGGGCTTGTTTACAATAGAAGAAAGAATAGATTTATTGGAAAAAGTTCTTGAAGATGTAAAAGGTGTGGAGATAGATTCTTTCGAAGGTCTTTTGGTTGATTATGCTAAGAAAAAAAAGTGCAATACAATTGTTAGAGGATTGAGATCAGCTTCGGATTACATAAATGAATATACATTGGCAATGGCAAATATGCATTATAAGGACGGCGTTGAAACAGTATTTTTGTTGTCTTCTTATAAAAATTTATTTATTAGTTCCACTTTGGCCAAAGAAGTAGCACAGTTTGATGGTGATTTATCTTTATTTGTGCCTGATGTTGTGGGAAAAGCTATGAAAGAAAAATTAATTGGGAGGTAA
- a CDS encoding Hypothetical protein (High confidence in function and specificity) — MNLLELVEELEDLIETSSQIPLTGKVMLDRDEVLEIINEMRNEIPAEVREAQRISTDRDAIIQSAKTEADNIIAGARSHAEEIISQDELVLQANKRADEILKMANEESTKIREGARDYADELLENTQVNLSDIIKLLNENRQELRG, encoded by the coding sequence ATGAATTTATTAGAATTAGTTGAAGAACTAGAAGATTTAATTGAAACATCAAGCCAAATACCACTTACAGGAAAAGTAATGCTTGATAGAGATGAAGTTTTGGAAATCATCAATGAAATGAGGAATGAAATACCTGCGGAAGTTAGAGAAGCACAAAGAATAAGCACCGATAGAGATGCTATAATTCAAAGTGCAAAGACGGAAGCCGACAACATCATAGCGGGTGCAAGATCTCATGCAGAAGAAATAATTTCTCAAGATGAATTAGTGTTACAAGCTAACAAAAGAGCCGATGAGATATTAAAAATGGCGAATGAAGAATCAACAAAAATAAGAGAAGGCGCAAGAGATTATGCAGATGAATTGCTTGAAAACACTCAAGTTAATTTGTCAGATATAATTAAATTATTAAATGAAAACAGACAAGAACTTAGAGGTTAA
- a CDS encoding hypothetical protein (High confidence in function and specificity) encodes MKNTAIIAEYNPFHNGHKYQIDKIKSTNSNIVVIMSSSFTQRGIPAITDKFSRAKTAVLCGADLVIELPGVFSTSNAEIFAKGAVGILNQMEIIDYLCFGSENSLEQLNNILNKIEENKNTSEDLLKKYLSLGFAYPKATEMSYEFLKSEEKQILKMPNNILAIEYLKALRGLNSNIEPVSIRRKHISHNSESIFNNFTSSSYIRNNYLEDNIKNYMPNQSYDALINNQAVFLNDFFNIIKYKILENKIDYEKYIDYEIGMENRFRKYINSQNIYDFINKISTKRYTKSRITRLLIQIMLDLKKELIFESINKPYVRILASNRNGFTLLNDLKLKGVNYIDKFSLIEDMDDSSIIKKIAKKETFITNIYNIAAERTMNEDYLINKIVI; translated from the coding sequence ATGAAAAATACAGCAATAATAGCAGAATATAATCCATTTCACAACGGGCATAAATATCAAATTGACAAAATAAAATCCACAAATTCAAATATCGTAGTAATCATGAGTTCATCATTTACACAAAGAGGAATTCCCGCTATTACAGATAAATTTTCAAGAGCAAAAACTGCTGTATTATGCGGAGCAGATTTGGTGATTGAGCTTCCGGGGGTTTTTTCGACATCAAATGCAGAAATATTTGCAAAGGGTGCTGTTGGGATATTAAACCAAATGGAGATAATCGATTATTTGTGTTTTGGATCTGAAAACAGTCTTGAACAATTAAATAACATACTAAATAAAATCGAAGAAAATAAAAACACGTCCGAAGATTTGCTTAAAAAATATCTGTCACTTGGATTTGCTTACCCTAAGGCTACAGAAATGTCCTATGAATTTCTAAAAAGCGAGGAAAAACAAATACTTAAAATGCCTAATAATATTTTGGCAATTGAATATCTAAAAGCTCTTAGAGGATTAAACTCAAATATTGAACCTGTTTCAATCAGAAGAAAGCACATAAGCCACAACTCAGAGTCTATATTCAATAACTTTACGTCCTCTTCCTATATCAGAAATAATTATTTAGAAGATAATATTAAAAATTATATGCCGAATCAATCTTACGACGCTCTTATAAATAATCAAGCTGTATTTTTGAATGATTTTTTTAATATAATAAAATATAAAATATTAGAAAATAAAATTGATTATGAAAAATATATTGATTATGAAATCGGAATGGAAAACAGATTTAGAAAATATATAAATTCCCAAAATATATATGATTTTATAAATAAAATCTCTACAAAGAGGTATACAAAATCAAGAATAACAAGATTATTGATTCAGATAATGCTCGATTTAAAAAAAGAACTTATCTTTGAATCTATAAATAAGCCCTATGTACGAATATTGGCATCAAATAGAAACGGTTTTACTTTATTAAATGATTTAAAATTAAAGGGAGTCAATTATATAGATAAATTTTCTTTAATAGAAGATATGGACGACTCCTCCATCATTAAAAAAATTGCAAAAAAAGAAACATTTATAACAAATATCTACAACATAGCAGCAGAAAGGACTATGAACGAAGACTATCTTATTAATAAAATAGTAATTTAA
- the ackA gene encoding Acetate kinase (Catalyzes the formation of acetyl phosphate from acetate and ATP. Can also catalyze the reverse reaction; High confidence in function and specificity): MKILVINCGSSSLKYQLIDMDNEELLAKGLVERIGIEGSRVKHETIGKDKKVIEEKLNDHGEALKIVLDSLVDKEYGAIDSLDEIGAVGHRVVHGGEDFAESVIIDDKVMDAINRNIDLAPLHNPPNIIGIEACKKILPNVKQVAVFDTAFHQTMPALNYIYALPYEEYENHKIRRYGFHGTSHKYITERAASMLGKNVDEVNLITCHLGNGASITAVKGGKSYDTSMGLTPLEGLPMGTRTGNMDPAIVGFIMDKDNLSIDEINNLMNKESGVLGISGVSSDFRDIEEAAEKGNNRAQLALDIFENSVRKFIGSYLTEFASLDEVDGIVFTAGLGENSKTTRANIINGLSVFGIKIDEKANDIRGEEKVISAEDSKIKVFVIPTNEELMIARDTLKLVK, translated from the coding sequence ATGAAAATATTAGTTATTAATTGCGGGTCTTCATCTTTAAAATACCAATTAATTGATATGGACAATGAAGAACTGTTGGCTAAAGGGTTAGTGGAAAGAATCGGAATAGAAGGTTCACGTGTTAAGCACGAAACGATCGGAAAAGATAAAAAAGTAATTGAAGAAAAATTAAATGATCATGGAGAAGCCCTTAAGATTGTACTTGATTCTTTAGTTGATAAAGAATATGGTGCAATAGATTCATTGGATGAGATAGGAGCAGTTGGACACAGAGTTGTTCATGGCGGTGAAGACTTTGCTGAAAGTGTAATTATAGACGACAAGGTTATGGATGCTATAAATAGAAACATAGATTTGGCTCCCCTTCATAATCCTCCTAATATTATAGGAATTGAAGCTTGTAAAAAGATACTTCCTAATGTAAAACAAGTTGCAGTATTCGATACGGCCTTTCATCAAACGATGCCTGCTTTAAACTATATTTATGCGCTCCCATATGAAGAATATGAAAATCATAAGATAAGAAGATATGGATTTCACGGAACTTCCCACAAGTATATAACGGAAAGGGCAGCAAGTATGTTAGGGAAAAATGTTGATGAAGTAAACTTGATTACTTGTCACTTAGGAAATGGCGCAAGCATCACAGCTGTAAAAGGCGGAAAATCCTATGATACGTCTATGGGACTTACTCCTCTTGAAGGGCTTCCAATGGGTACCAGAACAGGTAATATGGATCCTGCAATTGTAGGATTTATTATGGACAAAGATAATCTATCTATCGATGAAATAAACAATTTAATGAATAAAGAATCAGGAGTTCTTGGTATTTCAGGTGTGAGCTCTGATTTTAGAGATATCGAAGAAGCAGCTGAAAAAGGAAATAATAGGGCACAATTGGCACTTGATATATTTGAAAATTCAGTTAGAAAATTCATCGGATCTTATTTGACTGAATTTGCCAGTCTTGATGAAGTAGACGGTATTGTGTTTACTGCAGGACTTGGAGAAAATTCTAAAACAACAAGAGCTAATATTATTAACGGATTGTCAGTTTTTGGAATAAAGATTGATGAAAAAGCAAATGACATAAGAGGCGAAGAAAAAGTAATATCAGCAGAAGACTCTAAAATTAAAGTTTTTGTAATTCCCACCAATGAAGAGTTAATGATTGCAAGAGACACTCTCAAACTTGTAAAATAG
- a CDS encoding hypothetical protein (High confidence in function and specificity), with the protein MRLDLKNFISSDETVLRDKGELDSYQTDYDTADLNLIMPIKYDAVIYHMGKELMLDLNIEYKYNTQCDRCLKPIIKCESSELKAYFKLDNELEYEDPADAQYFDLVNQEIELDDIIISQIITDKPFKNLCDDNCEGLCPKCGKNLNDGPCDCVDDSNIDLRFEKILDLFNDEEV; encoded by the coding sequence ATGAGGTTAGATTTAAAAAATTTTATTAGTAGTGATGAGACTGTATTAAGGGACAAAGGGGAACTTGACAGTTATCAAACTGATTATGATACAGCGGATTTGAATTTAATTATGCCCATTAAGTACGATGCTGTAATATATCATATGGGTAAGGAATTAATGCTTGATTTAAACATTGAATATAAGTATAATACTCAATGTGACAGATGTCTAAAACCAATTATCAAATGCGAATCATCAGAACTCAAGGCTTATTTTAAGCTTGATAATGAACTTGAATATGAAGATCCTGCTGATGCTCAGTATTTTGACCTTGTTAATCAAGAGATTGAATTAGATGATATAATAATATCTCAGATTATTACCGATAAACCCTTTAAGAATTTATGCGATGATAATTGTGAGGGGTTATGTCCGAAATGCGGTAAAAATTTAAATGACGGTCCTTGTGACTGTGTAGATGATTCAAACATTGATTTAAGATTTGAAAAAATATTAGACTTGTTTAATGATGAGGAGGTGTAA